From a region of the Geothrix sp. 21YS21S-2 genome:
- a CDS encoding response regulator, giving the protein MHVKILLVENSEAQAQLVLRPLREAGLEFASERVASSQDLRAALDRGTWDLILCQHALPGLSYTKVLSDVQALAPALPCIVIANSGDEDLVSRALRLGARDFISMGRLARLPQAVKRELANTPRRSLGSPDLPAADTGLLEDLMDEAYGLHEVIFDDQGQPVDFRFVKLNPAYERLTGIRASEVVGRTALELVPGLSRTWIRKFGNVALSGQPLAVDDYRSLRGRTFAGIAFCPQPGHFAVLFNDVTATLALETTKERLATAVEQITEGIFIADLQGTLLYANPALERILGAAPGGTLGQPVARVLPGLPLEDAGSAWQGRFPGQPADGSSQILECTLAPVRDASGTPTSRVGIVHDVTSEADTERSLRQMEKMKALAEVAGGVSHDFNNLLTAILSATELIEWQLAADSPIRLKLQVIYQAVMRASELNRQILAFSRNSEEKSAPLDLSQVVKEAIHLVRSTFPATVQVRSTLAPGLWTTGNASQIHQIVMNLSINALQAMLPAGGTLEFSLEDRSGTSAVLTVKDSGCGMEPAVMERIFEPFFTTKERTEGKGLGLSVVHGIVDAHGGSISVRSEPGQGSVFQVVLPCSIPEAPASLEPVPEEPTGHERILFVDDEEVLSALGKQGLQMLGYRVTSRSDSQEALEEVSHHPQDFDLLVTDLSMPHMSGVELTQQIRKIRPDMPAILITGAFQDPMPLEGMSTPFAQVLLKPVTILDMAKAIRKVMNLRPAARSRQDQAAEPRPEGASVILLAEDSQTTRSLLRSWLVKAGYVVDEARDGQEAWEAMEKNPGRYSILVTDIVMPRLDGLRLSGRVRKLDASIPILMLSSSDDTESVKEALHLHVNEFLTKPFESAMLVSTVERLCADQATRVKFMRSHETAQAVRMAQRAMEAIPEKDMPIYSISEPLTDAGGDVFRAFRREDGSIFFAIADVAGHSVISSYAVAAYLGMLTNFLASDLDLRALAFKLNRAIQAGPFSEVPICGLFGHWNPGTGRLHLLNAGIPHALWHRATRGATRPIAINGAPLGILDEPIVEEKVVVLAPGDRLLLGSDGFFDAPSAEKQAFLELAGPIWENLRGTDIFQAINLVSEAARAHAGGNFGDDLLVVALEQPPLPPDPDHLTLDLPADLQAIDGACAALEAFLDSRGWTAAPGAQDRYDTLLAVREALSNAVLHGSPGEGAPFVQLWAHRFPGDGFRIAVVDEGQGFDLAAHRPPDTASSERGRGIPLIQFFATRVAMVGGELTMDFRQNQPSFID; this is encoded by the coding sequence ATGCACGTGAAAATCCTCCTCGTCGAGAATTCCGAGGCCCAGGCGCAGCTGGTCCTGCGCCCCCTCCGGGAGGCCGGCCTCGAGTTCGCCAGCGAGCGGGTCGCCTCCTCCCAGGATCTCCGCGCGGCCCTGGACCGCGGGACCTGGGACCTGATCCTGTGCCAGCACGCCCTGCCGGGCCTTTCCTACACCAAGGTGCTTTCGGACGTGCAGGCCCTCGCCCCGGCCCTGCCCTGCATCGTCATCGCCAATTCGGGCGACGAGGACCTGGTGAGCCGGGCCTTGCGCCTGGGCGCACGGGACTTCATCTCCATGGGCCGGCTGGCCAGGCTGCCCCAGGCGGTCAAGCGGGAACTCGCCAACACGCCCCGCCGGAGCCTGGGCTCGCCCGACCTCCCAGCCGCTGACACCGGCCTCCTCGAGGACCTGATGGACGAGGCCTACGGCCTCCACGAGGTGATCTTCGACGACCAGGGGCAGCCCGTGGATTTCCGCTTCGTCAAGCTGAACCCGGCCTACGAGCGGCTCACGGGCATCAGGGCCTCGGAAGTGGTCGGGCGCACGGCCCTGGAACTCGTCCCCGGGCTCTCCCGCACCTGGATCCGGAAATTCGGGAACGTGGCCCTGTCCGGTCAACCGCTTGCGGTCGACGACTACCGGAGCTTGCGGGGACGGACCTTCGCCGGCATCGCCTTCTGCCCCCAGCCGGGCCACTTCGCGGTGCTGTTCAACGACGTCACCGCGACCCTCGCCCTGGAGACGACCAAGGAGAGGCTGGCCACGGCCGTGGAGCAGATCACCGAGGGGATCTTCATCGCCGACCTGCAGGGGACCCTCCTCTACGCCAACCCCGCCCTGGAGCGCATTCTGGGCGCCGCTCCCGGCGGGACCCTGGGGCAGCCCGTGGCCAGGGTCCTGCCGGGCCTCCCCCTGGAGGACGCGGGCTCCGCCTGGCAGGGGCGCTTCCCCGGGCAGCCCGCGGACGGCAGCTCCCAGATCCTGGAATGCACGCTGGCCCCGGTGCGGGACGCCTCCGGGACGCCCACCTCCCGGGTGGGCATCGTGCACGACGTGACCAGCGAGGCCGACACCGAGCGCAGCCTTCGGCAGATGGAGAAGATGAAGGCCCTGGCGGAAGTGGCCGGAGGCGTCTCCCACGACTTCAACAACCTGCTCACCGCAATCCTCAGCGCCACCGAGCTCATCGAATGGCAGCTGGCCGCCGACAGCCCCATCCGCCTCAAGCTCCAGGTGATCTACCAGGCCGTGATGAGGGCCAGCGAGCTCAACCGGCAGATACTCGCGTTCAGCCGCAACAGCGAGGAGAAGTCCGCGCCCCTCGACCTCTCCCAGGTGGTGAAGGAGGCCATCCACCTCGTGCGGTCCACGTTCCCCGCCACGGTGCAGGTGCGCTCGACCCTCGCGCCCGGCCTCTGGACCACGGGCAACGCCAGCCAGATCCACCAGATCGTCATGAACCTGTCCATCAACGCCCTGCAGGCCATGCTCCCCGCCGGCGGCACCCTGGAGTTCAGCCTGGAGGACCGATCGGGCACGTCGGCCGTCCTCACCGTGAAGGACTCCGGCTGCGGCATGGAGCCGGCCGTCATGGAGCGGATCTTCGAGCCCTTCTTCACCACCAAGGAGCGAACCGAGGGCAAGGGCCTGGGCCTGTCCGTCGTCCACGGCATCGTGGACGCCCACGGCGGGTCCATCTCCGTGCGCAGCGAGCCGGGCCAGGGCAGCGTCTTCCAGGTGGTCCTCCCCTGCAGCATCCCCGAGGCGCCCGCGTCCCTCGAACCGGTCCCCGAGGAGCCCACGGGCCACGAACGCATCCTCTTCGTGGACGACGAGGAGGTGCTCAGCGCCCTGGGCAAGCAGGGCCTGCAGATGCTGGGCTACCGCGTCACCTCCCGCTCCGACAGCCAGGAGGCCCTGGAGGAGGTCAGCCACCACCCCCAGGACTTCGACCTCCTGGTCACCGACCTCTCCATGCCCCACATGTCGGGCGTGGAACTCACCCAGCAGATCCGGAAGATCCGCCCGGACATGCCCGCCATCCTCATCACCGGCGCCTTCCAGGACCCCATGCCGCTGGAGGGCATGTCCACGCCCTTCGCCCAGGTGCTCCTCAAGCCGGTGACCATCCTGGACATGGCCAAGGCCATCCGGAAGGTCATGAACCTGCGTCCCGCGGCGCGCTCGCGGCAGGACCAGGCCGCGGAGCCGCGGCCCGAAGGGGCCTCGGTCATCCTTCTCGCCGAGGACAGCCAGACCACGAGGAGCCTGCTGCGCAGCTGGCTGGTGAAGGCCGGCTACGTGGTGGACGAGGCCCGGGACGGCCAGGAGGCCTGGGAGGCCATGGAGAAGAACCCCGGGCGCTACTCCATCCTCGTCACGGACATCGTCATGCCCAGGCTGGACGGGCTGCGGCTCTCGGGCAGGGTCCGCAAGCTGGACGCCTCCATCCCCATCCTGATGCTCTCCTCCTCCGACGACACCGAATCCGTCAAGGAGGCCCTCCACCTGCACGTGAACGAATTCCTCACCAAGCCCTTCGAGTCGGCGATGCTCGTCTCGACCGTGGAGCGCCTCTGCGCGGACCAGGCCACGCGGGTGAAGTTCATGCGCAGCCACGAGACCGCCCAGGCCGTGCGCATGGCCCAGCGCGCCATGGAGGCCATCCCCGAGAAGGACATGCCCATCTACTCCATCTCGGAACCCCTCACCGACGCGGGCGGCGACGTGTTCAGGGCCTTCCGCAGGGAGGACGGCTCGATCTTTTTCGCCATCGCCGACGTGGCGGGGCATTCGGTCATCAGCTCCTACGCGGTGGCGGCCTACCTGGGCATGCTCACCAACTTCCTCGCCTCCGACCTGGACCTCCGGGCCCTGGCCTTCAAGCTGAACCGGGCCATCCAGGCCGGTCCCTTCTCGGAGGTGCCCATCTGCGGCCTGTTCGGACACTGGAACCCGGGCACCGGGCGCCTCCACCTCCTGAACGCCGGCATCCCCCACGCCCTGTGGCACCGGGCCACCCGCGGCGCGACGCGGCCCATCGCCATCAACGGGGCCCCCCTGGGCATCCTGGACGAACCCATCGTGGAGGAGAAGGTGGTGGTCCTCGCCCCCGGGGACCGGCTGCTCCTGGGCAGCGACGGCTTCTTCGACGCCCCCTCGGCCGAGAAGCAGGCCTTCCTCGAACTCGCCGGGCCCATCTGGGAGAACCTGCGGGGCACCGACATCTTCCAGGCCATCAACCTGGTTTCCGAGGCGGCCCGGGCGCACGCCGGGGGCAACTTCGGCGACGACCTGCTCGTGGTGGCCCTGGAACAGCCCCCCCTGCCCCCCGACCCCGACCACCTGACCCTGGACCTGCCCGCCGACCTCCAGGCCATCGACGGCGCCTGCGCCGCCCTGGAGGCCTTCCTGGACAGCCGGGGCTGGACCGCCGCCCCGGGCGCCCAGGATCGCTACGACACGCTCCTGGCCGTGCGGGAGGCCCTTTCC
- a CDS encoding response regulator, with protein sequence METKGHLLIADDEEAYLRTIAQLLTLHGFTVDCASSATEARERLEACRYDVLVSDIQMPGPPVLDLMRQIPALNAGLPVVLMTGHPSMDTALEAMGNAVLAYLVKPVDTQELVMHIQTGVRLRKVQALALESSIRLQSWANEMKAIEADIRSAPASMGVMPLSGLVGLVLGNLASSTLELKQLLDLALQANPGQGVCGIRECPRLGLYQETIRSGVETLEHTKSAFKSKELGELRKKFSALLEGTV encoded by the coding sequence ATGGAAACCAAAGGCCATCTCCTCATTGCCGACGACGAGGAAGCGTACCTCCGGACCATCGCCCAGCTCCTCACCCTCCATGGGTTCACCGTGGACTGCGCGTCCAGCGCCACGGAGGCGAGGGAGAGGCTGGAGGCCTGCCGGTACGATGTCCTGGTGTCGGACATCCAGATGCCGGGCCCCCCGGTCCTGGACCTCATGCGCCAGATCCCGGCCCTGAACGCCGGCCTGCCGGTGGTGCTCATGACCGGCCACCCGTCCATGGACACCGCCCTGGAGGCCATGGGCAACGCCGTCCTGGCCTACCTGGTCAAGCCGGTGGATACCCAGGAACTCGTGATGCACATCCAGACCGGGGTGCGCCTGAGGAAGGTTCAGGCGCTCGCCCTGGAGTCCTCCATCCGCCTCCAGTCCTGGGCCAACGAGATGAAGGCCATCGAGGCCGACATCCGCTCGGCCCCCGCCTCCATGGGGGTCATGCCCCTCAGCGGCCTGGTGGGCCTGGTGCTCGGGAACCTAGCCTCCTCGACCCTCGAACTCAAGCAGTTGCTGGATCTGGCCCTCCAGGCGAACCCGGGCCAGGGGGTGTGCGGCATCCGCGAATGCCCCAGGCTCGGGCTATACCAGGAGACCATCCGCTCGGGCGTGGAGACCCTGGAACACACCAAGAGCGCCTTCAAATCAAAGGAACTCGGGGAGCTGCGCAAGAAGTTCTCGGCATTGCTCGAGGGAACGGTCTAG
- the priA gene encoding primosomal protein N': MDSLIPTRIELARPLPPLTYLAPAGLQPGMRVEVRLRAGRTLGVVLGPDPAPPAVKLKPVDTVLDPFPLLPPRLWELLDFAGRYYGCGLAHLLPLCLPHAVVADWETPLPSGIRLCDLREAGDWAGLAEAGAAWQAGTLDLPTLFHRRGLRGAGVTEVRRTAAPNPPRVTPSQAKVLLALEGAGGAMLEAPLLEACAVGPAVVANLVKQGVLERVKRLDLMSQRREEGADRTVVLNEEQRRAVAAVDLDAFSGTLLYGITGSGKTEVYLELAGKVLARGRRVLWLVPEIGLTPRLLARLEARFPGKVAVGHAGLNATEKQADVLRLLQDEAPLFVGVRNAVLAPLKDIGLVIVDEEQEGSYKSEEHPRINARDLAVKRAQLEGCPVVLGSATPSLESWHAAQNGRYNLLRLMERPAGVTLPTVKVVDLRECYKEERRKVVFSPMLLKGMREALALGQQCMLLLNRRGFENFWMCRACGKTFDCPHCALSLTYHKGAFRLRCHLCGYETAPPEVCIHCGAEHLRGVGEGTEQIEDQLRLLFPEARILRLDRDTTTRRGSLEAGLLAAESGEVDILVGTQMLAKGHTFPKLTLVGILNADLGLKIPDFRAAERTFQLLTQVAGRAGRAELSGRVLLQTYSPDHPAIVHAVAQNFEAFAAEELPYREALGYPPYAAMSLYRSEGDSPREALEPLRRLRARLETVPGLRILGPLESPIPKVKDRYRMQLILKAAARGPLGEAMRAAPLEPGGPVTLDRDPLNFGV, translated from the coding sequence ATGGATTCCCTGATCCCCACCCGCATCGAGCTCGCCAGGCCCCTCCCCCCGCTCACGTACCTCGCTCCCGCCGGACTCCAGCCCGGAATGCGGGTGGAAGTGCGCCTGCGCGCGGGCCGGACCCTGGGCGTGGTGCTGGGTCCGGACCCGGCCCCGCCGGCCGTGAAGCTCAAGCCCGTGGACACGGTCCTGGACCCCTTCCCGCTCCTGCCGCCCCGGCTGTGGGAGCTGCTGGACTTCGCCGGGCGCTACTACGGCTGCGGACTGGCGCACCTGCTGCCCCTTTGCCTGCCCCACGCGGTGGTGGCCGACTGGGAGACGCCCCTTCCTTCCGGGATCCGGCTCTGCGACCTGCGGGAGGCGGGGGACTGGGCGGGCCTGGCGGAGGCCGGAGCCGCGTGGCAGGCCGGGACCCTGGACCTGCCCACCCTCTTCCACCGCCGGGGCCTGCGGGGCGCGGGCGTCACGGAGGTGCGGCGCACCGCCGCGCCCAACCCGCCCCGGGTGACCCCCTCCCAGGCCAAGGTCCTCCTGGCCCTGGAGGGCGCCGGGGGCGCCATGCTGGAAGCCCCGCTCCTGGAGGCCTGCGCCGTGGGCCCGGCCGTGGTGGCCAACCTCGTCAAGCAGGGGGTGCTGGAGCGGGTGAAGCGCCTGGACCTCATGAGCCAGCGCCGGGAGGAGGGCGCGGACCGCACCGTCGTCCTGAACGAGGAGCAGCGGCGGGCCGTGGCCGCCGTGGACCTGGACGCCTTCTCCGGCACCCTCCTCTACGGCATCACGGGCAGCGGCAAGACCGAGGTCTACCTGGAACTGGCCGGCAAGGTGCTGGCGCGGGGCAGGCGGGTCCTGTGGCTGGTGCCGGAGATCGGGCTGACGCCGCGGCTCCTGGCGAGGCTGGAGGCCCGTTTCCCGGGGAAGGTGGCCGTGGGCCACGCGGGCCTGAACGCCACCGAAAAGCAGGCCGACGTGCTGCGCCTGCTCCAGGACGAGGCGCCGCTTTTCGTGGGGGTGCGCAACGCCGTGCTGGCGCCCCTGAAGGACATCGGCCTGGTGATCGTGGACGAGGAGCAGGAGGGCTCGTACAAGAGCGAGGAGCATCCCCGCATCAACGCCCGGGACCTCGCGGTCAAGCGCGCCCAGCTCGAGGGGTGCCCCGTGGTCCTGGGCAGCGCCACCCCGTCCCTGGAGAGCTGGCACGCGGCCCAGAACGGCCGGTACAACCTGCTTCGCCTCATGGAGCGGCCCGCGGGGGTGACCCTGCCCACGGTGAAGGTGGTGGACCTGCGGGAATGCTACAAGGAGGAGCGCAGGAAGGTGGTGTTCTCGCCCATGCTGCTCAAGGGCATGCGGGAGGCGCTGGCCCTGGGCCAGCAGTGCATGCTCCTCCTCAACCGCCGGGGCTTCGAGAACTTCTGGATGTGCCGGGCCTGCGGGAAGACCTTCGACTGCCCCCACTGCGCGCTGAGCCTCACCTACCACAAGGGCGCCTTCCGCCTCCGTTGCCACCTCTGCGGCTATGAAACGGCCCCTCCGGAGGTCTGCATCCACTGCGGGGCCGAGCACCTGCGCGGCGTGGGCGAGGGCACCGAGCAGATCGAGGACCAGCTGCGGCTCCTGTTCCCGGAGGCCCGCATCCTGCGCCTGGACCGCGACACCACCACCCGGCGGGGCTCCCTGGAGGCCGGCCTCCTGGCGGCGGAGTCGGGCGAGGTGGACATCCTCGTGGGCACCCAGATGCTGGCCAAGGGCCACACCTTCCCCAAGCTGACCCTGGTGGGCATCCTCAATGCGGACCTGGGCCTCAAGATCCCCGACTTCAGGGCCGCCGAGCGCACCTTCCAGCTCCTCACCCAGGTGGCGGGCAGGGCGGGGCGGGCCGAGCTCAGCGGGCGGGTCCTCCTGCAGACCTACAGCCCCGACCACCCCGCCATCGTCCACGCCGTGGCCCAGAACTTCGAAGCCTTCGCCGCCGAGGAGCTGCCCTACCGGGAGGCCCTGGGCTATCCCCCCTACGCCGCCATGAGCCTCTACCGCAGCGAGGGCGACAGCCCCCGGGAGGCCCTGGAGCCGCTGCGCAGGCTGCGGGCGCGCCTGGAGACGGTCCCGGGCCTGCGCATCCTGGGCCCCCTGGAGTCGCCCATCCCCAAGGTGAAGGACCGCTACCGCATGCAGCTCATCCTCAAGGCGGCGGCCCGGGGCCCCCTGGGGGAGGCCATGCGCGCCGCGCCGCTGGAGCCGGGGGGGCCCGTGACGCTGGACCGGGATCCCCTCAATTTCGGCGTCTAG
- a CDS encoding DUF1573 domain-containing protein, whose amino-acid sequence MRPALIAVLMPALCFAQAPPRMVLDTLRHDFGKVERESTSRFRFKVTNAGGGPLRILGVKPSCGCTSTVVGKEILLPGESTELEVAFMAAGLRGEVTKFVEIHSDDPANPIQTLTLKAEVRMDVLIGQDIVFFQDLKAKDRRKAVVKLESATGQPIRIDDVQLSPAPWLGVATRESGTAAFLDLVLVADRLPSEKFSGTDFIDLHLSNPRESVITVRVNWDRRMPILASPARVALAGKAGLELYGRMVVKHRQGKPFRVLSARTTSSLLSVPTLPGGAAPSHAIKVVLSGAASPGTYDEKVILGLDDPSQRFLEVRVTAAVD is encoded by the coding sequence ATGCGGCCTGCCCTGATCGCGGTGTTGATGCCGGCGCTTTGTTTTGCCCAGGCCCCGCCCCGGATGGTTCTGGACACGCTTCGTCACGATTTCGGGAAGGTGGAAAGGGAGAGCACCAGCCGGTTCCGGTTCAAGGTGACCAATGCGGGTGGCGGCCCGCTTCGGATCCTGGGCGTCAAGCCGTCCTGCGGGTGCACGTCCACGGTCGTCGGCAAGGAAATCCTTCTGCCGGGGGAGTCCACGGAACTGGAAGTCGCCTTCATGGCCGCGGGGCTCCGGGGCGAGGTCACGAAATTTGTCGAGATCCACTCGGATGACCCGGCGAATCCGATCCAGACGCTCACGCTCAAGGCGGAAGTCCGGATGGACGTCCTCATCGGTCAGGACATTGTGTTCTTCCAGGACCTGAAGGCGAAGGATCGGCGGAAGGCCGTGGTCAAGCTTGAGTCGGCCACCGGGCAGCCCATCCGGATCGACGATGTCCAGCTTTCGCCCGCGCCCTGGCTGGGAGTGGCCACCCGGGAGAGCGGCACCGCGGCATTCCTGGACCTGGTCCTGGTGGCGGACCGCCTGCCCTCGGAGAAGTTCTCCGGGACGGATTTCATCGACCTCCACCTGTCCAACCCCCGGGAATCGGTCATCACGGTGCGGGTCAACTGGGACCGGCGGATGCCGATCCTTGCCTCCCCGGCCCGGGTGGCATTGGCGGGCAAGGCCGGCCTGGAACTGTACGGACGAATGGTGGTGAAGCACCGGCAAGGGAAGCCCTTCCGCGTGCTCTCTGCCCGCACGACCAGTTCGCTCCTTTCTGTGCCCACCCTGCCAGGGGGGGCTGCCCCCAGCCACGCGATCAAGGTCGTGCTGTCGGGAGCGGCCTCGCCAGGGACCTATGACGAGAAGGTGATCCTGGGGCTTGATGACCCATCCCAGCGGTTCCTCGAGGTCCGGGTGACCGCGGCCGTGGATTGA
- a CDS encoding pilus assembly PilX N-terminal domain-containing protein, which translates to MRNDCERPSSNRETGGITILVALMLLVFITLTAVGMSRNSFREVVISGTTRQGALARNVADSGVEWSIYWMTLENAPYAAGPSAKLKDLKATLLATPSLSGRSWNVMSTDLTAPSIYNPQSATQAVTLDPITTSGGTTVTQGYAIGLTSMGKMLVTNMSQGLGSGAFAPATGNESKQAPDLWAVRSDARVGVGAVSFVHAKELWISTPVQ; encoded by the coding sequence ATGCGCAATGACTGCGAACGCCCCAGCAGCAACCGGGAGACCGGTGGCATCACCATCCTGGTGGCCCTGATGCTGCTGGTATTCATCACCCTGACCGCCGTGGGGATGTCGCGGAATTCGTTCCGGGAAGTCGTCATCTCCGGAACCACGCGCCAGGGGGCACTGGCGCGGAACGTGGCCGATTCGGGCGTCGAATGGTCGATCTACTGGATGACCCTGGAGAACGCCCCCTACGCCGCCGGGCCCTCGGCCAAGCTCAAGGATCTCAAGGCCACCCTGCTCGCGACCCCTTCCCTTTCCGGGCGCTCCTGGAACGTGATGTCCACGGATCTGACGGCGCCCTCCATTTACAATCCCCAATCCGCCACCCAGGCCGTCACCCTCGACCCCATCACCACGTCCGGCGGAACGACGGTCACGCAGGGCTACGCCATCGGCCTGACCTCCATGGGCAAGATGCTCGTCACAAACATGAGCCAGGGCCTCGGAAGCGGTGCCTTCGCGCCGGCGACCGGCAACGAATCCAAGCAGGCTCCCGACCTCTGGGCGGTTCGCAGCGACGCCCGGGTTGGCGTCGGGGCGGTGTCGTTCGTGCATGCCAAGGAACTCTGGATCTCAACCCCAGTGCAGTAG
- a CDS encoding PilW family protein — translation MAKRLSRKASRGFSLVEMLVALVFTLILMAGMSAVFKSTLTTFATAGEKLSSARRNRMSLDMVYDDLNNAGMYLVDLASAPAFSTANEGFRVMPDPQAQAGTPIPGVTQGADELYFYMDEPLPFEGSLTSTSARVAGALALAGQAATATDFTYSIDCKDLSYANLVKPGQVILFKDSFDAGYVNSVTSSGSSVTVVLGADPMASITGSGLSGEAPRFQHITASGTTPGCGVVFVRPAQMVRYSLQALSLDPASSAASTLCLVRDQGTYSTSGFTPDPNIPQQVVTENIAGFRVYLSADSGRNWVGGPGYTSWAAIKTGLDTQLSTSGRTGYTSLGTNLNWFRSTPVLVRVDVTTRTAVQRAEYSPGNNTLSYKEQLQSIVMVPRHFGLSIN, via the coding sequence ATGGCTAAGCGGCTTTCCAGGAAGGCCTCGCGAGGCTTCTCGCTGGTGGAGATGCTCGTGGCGCTCGTTTTCACCCTCATCCTCATGGCTGGCATGTCAGCCGTTTTCAAATCCACCCTGACGACCTTCGCCACGGCCGGTGAGAAGCTTTCCAGCGCCCGGCGCAACCGGATGTCCCTCGACATGGTTTATGACGACTTGAACAATGCCGGGATGTATCTCGTGGACCTGGCGTCGGCCCCGGCATTTTCCACGGCCAACGAAGGCTTCCGGGTCATGCCGGATCCCCAGGCCCAGGCCGGAACACCGATCCCCGGCGTCACGCAGGGCGCGGACGAACTCTATTTCTACATGGACGAACCCCTTCCCTTCGAAGGGTCCCTGACGAGCACCAGCGCCCGGGTCGCCGGGGCCTTGGCCCTGGCGGGCCAGGCTGCGACCGCGACCGATTTCACCTATTCGATCGACTGCAAGGACCTGTCCTACGCCAACCTCGTCAAGCCGGGCCAGGTGATCCTGTTCAAGGACTCCTTTGATGCCGGATATGTCAACTCCGTCACATCGTCCGGAAGCTCCGTGACGGTGGTGCTGGGGGCCGATCCCATGGCATCCATTACGGGCTCCGGGCTTTCTGGCGAAGCTCCCCGGTTCCAGCATATCACCGCGAGCGGAACGACCCCCGGGTGCGGTGTGGTCTTCGTCCGGCCCGCCCAGATGGTGAGGTATTCCCTCCAGGCCCTCAGCCTCGATCCGGCCAGTTCAGCGGCCTCGACCCTGTGCCTCGTGCGCGACCAGGGGACCTACTCCACCTCGGGTTTCACGCCCGACCCCAACATCCCCCAGCAGGTCGTCACGGAGAACATCGCTGGATTCCGGGTCTACCTGAGCGCCGATTCGGGACGGAACTGGGTAGGCGGACCCGGCTACACCAGTTGGGCGGCCATCAAGACCGGCCTGGACACGCAACTAAGTACCTCCGGCCGCACGGGGTACACCTCCCTGGGTACCAACCTCAACTGGTTCAGATCGACTCCGGTGCTGGTGAGGGTGGACGTCACGACCCGGACCGCCGTGCAGCGGGCGGAGTATTCCCCCGGCAACAACACGCTCTCCTACAAGGAGCAGTTGCAGAGCATCGTCATGGTCCCCCGCCACTTCGGCCTTTCCATCAACTAA
- a CDS encoding prepilin-type N-terminal cleavage/methylation domain-containing protein: MTSHPTETRRRSQAGFSMVEMLMAAFILAIGILGLSMLQTMSLKAGRGSQSMANAVKIADRIMDQVEAEGRLSWLSITNTPLQIPETLSDLQYIGQGTRYQGFGEVLDASTNLVKITPVSTAPVGSKPELSSTVRYIATFTEANNVNNAGGIGQTSDYSVTVEFADDVNKTGTAVLRTVNIARRIIHG; the protein is encoded by the coding sequence ATGACCAGCCATCCAACCGAAACCCGGCGCAGGAGCCAGGCAGGATTCAGCATGGTGGAGATGCTCATGGCCGCGTTCATTCTGGCCATCGGCATCCTGGGCCTTTCGATGCTCCAGACCATGTCCCTGAAGGCCGGCCGCGGAAGCCAGAGCATGGCCAACGCCGTGAAGATCGCGGACAGGATCATGGACCAGGTTGAAGCGGAGGGCCGCCTGAGCTGGCTGTCCATCACCAACACCCCCCTGCAGATCCCGGAGACCTTGTCGGACCTTCAATACATCGGGCAGGGCACCCGCTATCAGGGCTTCGGGGAGGTCCTGGACGCTTCGACCAACCTGGTCAAGATTACCCCGGTCTCCACGGCCCCTGTCGGGTCCAAGCCGGAGCTGTCGTCAACGGTGAGGTACATCGCCACCTTCACGGAGGCGAACAACGTCAACAACGCGGGGGGCATCGGCCAAACCTCCGATTACAGCGTCACGGTTGAGTTCGCCGATGACGTCAACAAGACCGGCACGGCCGTTCTGCGCACCGTGAACATCGCCCGGAGAATCATCCATGGCTAA
- a CDS encoding Tfp pilus assembly protein FimT/FimU: protein MAPPSRNYDGYSLVEMIVVLAIVGILAIAGATMLGDRPGTAVRSLLDDLEGTLANAHKTSVASGNDVLLATRGDWAATNPLLLAFGNANLGTATVLANGGTSSESFRVATTATGLQAVHQGAGIVTNANASWWATAATGSQDITTVRPFNLTTSGFNGILALPADNLFQGGSNVNAIRISGFSKRFTSTFWIEVVSLRNGVPVSGGPMGLLVGLNNGATIYKFYNPGVLSGRSGQWRKL from the coding sequence ATGGCCCCTCCCTCCCGAAACTACGACGGCTATAGCCTGGTCGAAATGATCGTGGTCCTGGCCATCGTCGGCATCCTTGCCATTGCCGGCGCGACCATGCTCGGAGACCGCCCAGGCACTGCGGTGCGGTCCCTCCTCGACGACCTGGAGGGCACCTTGGCCAACGCCCACAAAACCTCGGTGGCAAGCGGCAATGACGTGCTGCTGGCGACCCGGGGCGACTGGGCGGCCACCAACCCCCTTCTCCTGGCCTTCGGAAATGCCAACCTGGGTACCGCCACGGTCCTCGCCAACGGCGGGACCTCCTCTGAGTCGTTCCGGGTGGCGACCACGGCCACCGGACTCCAGGCAGTGCATCAAGGCGCTGGGATCGTCACCAATGCCAACGCGTCATGGTGGGCAACGGCCGCGACGGGCTCCCAGGACATCACCACGGTCCGTCCCTTCAACCTGACCACTTCCGGCTTCAATGGCATCCTGGCCCTCCCCGCCGACAACCTGTTCCAGGGAGGCAGCAACGTCAACGCCATCCGCATCAGTGGATTCAGCAAGCGGTTCACCTCCACCTTCTGGATCGAGGTGGTTTCCCTTCGCAACGGCGTGCCCGTTTCCGGTGGCCCCATGGGCCTCCTGGTGGGCCTCAACAATGGGGCGACGATCTACAAGTTCTACAACCCGGGGGTCCTTAGTGGGAGATCCGGCCAGTGGAGGAAGCTCTGA